From one Triticum aestivum cultivar Chinese Spring chromosome 4B, IWGSC CS RefSeq v2.1, whole genome shotgun sequence genomic stretch:
- the LOC123093824 gene encoding peroxisomal membrane protein 11-1, with amino-acid sequence MCSLEATRAELGLAVLYLNKAEARDKICRAIQYGSKFISNGQPGTAQNVDKSTTLARKVFRLLKWVNDLHALISPAPKGTPLTLVLLGKSKNALLSTFLFLDQFVWIGRSGIYQNKERTDRIARISLYCWMASSVCASLVELGELKRLSKAMRKRAKELRGADKYEDEQYLGKMKQSDDRLLALVKAGMDVVVAVGLLQLAPKKVTPRVTGAFGFVTSLISCYQQLPSRAPLAKLKA; translated from the exons ATGTGCTCGTTGGAGGCGACGCGGGCGGAGCTGGGGCTGGCGGTGCTGTACCTGAACAAGGCGGAGGCTCGGGACAAGATCTGCAGGGCCATCCAGTACGGCTCCAAGTTCATCAGCAACGGCCAGCCCGGCACCGCGCAGAACGTCGACAAGTCCACCACCTTGGCTCGCAAGGTCTTCCGCCTCCTCAAG TGGGTGAACGATCTGCATGCTCTCATCAGCCCAGCCCCCAAAGGGACCCCTCTCACACTCGTCTTGCTTGGGAAG TCTAAGAATGCGCTGCTGTCGACCTTCCTGTTCCTGGACCAGTTCGTGTGGATAGGAAGATCAGGGATATACCAG aacAAGGAGCGCACGGACCGCATCGCCAGGATATCCCTCTACTgctggatggcctcctctgtctgTGCAAGCCTAGTCGAG CTTGGGGAGCTCAAGAGGCTATCGAAGGCGATGAGGAAGCGCGCCAAGGAGCTCAGGGGCGCCGACAAATACGAG GACGAGCAGTACCTGGGGAAGATGAAGCAGTCGGACGACCGGCTGCTGGCGCTGGTGAAGGCGGGGATGGACGTGGTGGTGGCCGTGGGGCTGCTGCAGCTGGCGCCCAAGAAGGTCACCCCCAGGGTCACCGGGGCCTTCGGCTTCGTCACCTCCCTCATCTCCTGCTACCAG CAACTCCCGTCTCGGGCTCCCCTGGCCAAACTCAAGGCGTGA